In the Telopea speciosissima isolate NSW1024214 ecotype Mountain lineage chromosome 6, Tspe_v1, whole genome shotgun sequence genome, attttctctatttttttttgacctttttgtTTTGTGGCCTAGCTTTCCCAAGTATTAGGTCtcctttttctttgaaaaaaaaatactgtttTATTTACTCTTTTTGGACCTCTTTGTGACATACGAGAAATCAGTTACTTTGGTGGTGTTGACATATTTACTAGAGAGTGCATCCCATCCACACATGTACGTGTTCCTAAAGAGATCATCCATACTAAACTTATTTTTTATCCCTGAAGTTTAGTTTTTCCATGTTTTTTTCCAAGTCCCCCGATGACAGATTTTGGTGAATTGTGGAGCTCTGGATGTTACTATCTGTCAATGCAATTGTGATTTTTCCATGCAGGGATGGTCTGTGACAGGTTTTGCAAACAAGTAAAAACTCTAGGCCCAGATCCTTTAAAGAAATggataaaaaaagaaacataacaAGACAAAGGTAGTAATGATGATTTTATGTATaatttttcctccttttcttgcATTCTAAACATATAATCATGgtggaaaaccaaaaaataaaaaaaacctgttTCTATACCGTATGGAAAGCATTTCAAGCTGCTCTACTGTATGTGCTGTGAGATTCGTGAGTCAGATGCATGGGAGAGCATTGAACCTGTTATAAAAAAGGCTACACATCAGTCACTAGGAAACTTAATTTAGCACATACGTTTTCTAACTCAGCTAGGACCTCAAAACTGAGTTGGTTTGTTTGGTTGAAAGTAACTATGATGTCTAACTATTTCttttaggccaaatgttctctgcatCGGGGCATAAGCTATGCCTGGACACATGGGGGTTGGGTAAAATGATCACCCAGCCCCCTTGAATGGCAGGAATACCCAACATATGCGTCTGGACGCAGGCTCTACTGGGGCACAGAGAACATCCCTTTCTTTTAATactatttcttcacccaaaaaatatggaaaaatcgTAAAGACTTGAAAAGTTGGCAATATGTAAATGGGTGAGCgtaagggtgtcaaccggttCGGTTTCGGGTATTCGGTTCAGTTCTATGTCTTGTAGGTGTGATCCGAAATCGAATTGAAATCGGAGTCGGTTCTGGGACTAACAATCGAATCTGAAACACCTCGGTTCGGTTTGGTATTGGTTCTAATTCGGTTTAAAAAAACGGTTCTAATTCGGGTCTAATTCGATTTTTAATACATTATAATACGGTTCCATTTTTTATAGGCTGTTAGTTCATCCATTGTTGCTGTTTTGCTGTGTTCTCAAGGAACtccatttgtataaataaatgctcacaaaatcttaaaagaacaCATCAATAAAACCAtagagaaacacatcaaaattagcTGTTCCAAAATATATtatcaatttgattttggtgcataccgttttagttattttaattaCTTTATTAATTGTCATTTACCCAAAAGATATAGGATTTGGGAATAAATgggtattcggttcggtttcgctTCAAACCAACGGGTCTGGACacgaaatcgaaaccgaaccaaatcgaATTAAATTATCATACATCTGAACTGAAACCAAACTAAATTAATTCAATTCGATTTGATTCGATTAATTCGGCTCGATTTTGAATTCgattttaggttttaggtttacggttttcggtttggtttcgacACCCTTAGGTGAGCGGTAGCGCTCGTGCTATTGCATTAGCATACTTGACACAGTAGAATATCAAACAAGCAATGGTAGAGTCTTCAACTCCGTCCTAGGCCTCCTTTTTGTCTACTTCTCATAGTGTTAGGTAGTAGTATGTCAAGCTCAACTAAAGCCACTCGCTCACATATAGTAACTCCGGCCAGTTGCAGCCGCCAAAGCAAGAGGATAGGGGTATGTTCACAATTCTACTACTAATATTGACTGGCGTTCTAGTTAAGTCAGGCTCCTTTAGTTTGCCTTACGGTAGAAAACTAACCCAGCCACCTATCCCAATCTTGGTTATGAGTCCAAGAATTACTAATGACTTACTTGCATCTTCCAAGTTTACAACTTTTAaaggggttttttgtttttgtttttgtttttgttttttttggaatctctcCTAATTGAGGATTAATGTTAATATTTGCTCTTCTCTCACTCTTTAAGTGTCAACTTGAGAGATTAGTATTGCAAATAATGCTCTTTACAGATAGATGATTTATGTCCTGGAGGAATTGTTTGGGTTAGCATAAATCATCTTTTTACTAAATATATAGATGGATGGTGCACATAATTGTGCTGTGTTGAAGGATGATACAGCCATCTCGGCTATTTGAATTTCTAGAGATTGGTCTGGGTTGGGTTGGCTACATGcatacatgtaaaattttagccaaagtcattttttttttctgttaaaataaatttattatcTCTGAAACAAAGTCCCTGAACTGTCTACTAAAAGAGccaaagaaatacaagaaggggGAGAGGAAGCTAAAGTCAATCATTTACCCAATTATGTATGTCAATGCATCTATCAGTTATCCAAGTGCTCAGGTATACCTTTTtgatagtttttcttttcttttctttccaataAATATAGTTTACGTGATTAAATTATTTTAAGTGAAACTTGGACATGTGAGCAAAAGACATTTAGGTTaacttgtccacaaaatttcagccccatccGACCTACAACGTGATAGAAAATAGGTGGAAGTGTGGAACACCTATTTAATTACCTAAATGTGTAGGTTGAGAGAAACGTGattcaatagataattataaaatgggaaaaatatctCTGCTAACCTGCGTGGAgcctacgcccaaacacaggaCCATGCGAAATGACCGACCCTCCcccttgaaatgaaaaaatctcACCCTTATTGATGCCCCTACACACGTTCTCATTGGATGCCGTGCTTGTGCAAGGCCATGTAGCCTGACAACTAGCTCTCTTTCACCCTTATAAAATAGGATCTAGTTTTCTcgtcacccatggtgaagagagaatctcttcaacatTGGGATCTGATACTTTGATTGGACTAGAAAAAGGTATTTCCAACCATGAATTAAACAATAAGAGGTGGGAGTACGATTCATAATCTAAGGATCAGATCAATCGATTCGCCctgattggatcggtatcgatcAAGGTCGATCCCAAATATTGACCGATCCACTAGTATGACCCAAGGGTAAAAATGGAATAGAAAGcgatttttatttaaaaaacagGGGCAATTCAGTCCCTAGTTAGCAAAACTGTGTTTAAAATGATGTTGCTGTTTCTTACCGTTTTAAAACGCGTATTCTCATTTATTTCTCAAACATACGGTGACTCGCTTAACTGATCATCAATGCACGAAACTTGAAATTGAACTACAAATTGATGTATCAACTAAAAAAGGTTTCTAAAGCGATAACTCCCCACTTCAACTGATCATGCATCACTCCATGAGTGTGTTGGctatgttgacaacaatgaggAACGTCATAACCAAACCACATTGCTAACAAGGCTTTGGACATTATGGTATATGAATTGGAAATTGATATTGGATAATATATTTTGCATGATATTCGATATATATATGGATTAATTTTGGATGTTACAattgttttgaacattagaaGCAGGTACTCAAGTAAAAACTCCTCAAATTATATGATAATAATACCacccttattttttgggttttgtttttcattaaatatacaCATTTAAAACCCGCACAGTCCGATTTATTTGACCGTCCGTTTACAatattttaccgttttaaaATTTGTACCGtccatttccctttttttttcctttttgctaATTATGGTCACGTCATCATTGGTgaatgggtgaagaaaaacttaaatcttatcaaaaaaaaaaaaatcaaataggtTTAATTTTTGGAAAGAAAGTTTTAAAATTTGGATTTTGACCCTAGCcatgtttcaaatttcaatttcacttaTGCtaatcttttatttcttttaaggaCTGGATTTCACATACCCCACCTTAATTTCTCTGTaaggagaaagaaaattttcttgcgacctttttccctctctttctgtGCAACCAAATGCAGAACTAAAAATTTTAGTGACATCTATACTGAATTACTGATCATGAGAGAATGATAAAAACTATTCCTTAAGTATGATTCATATAGATCTTCTTCAAGAGTACATAAGagaaccattaaaaaaaaaaaaggggtccTCTAACCCTACATTACAAACACCTCACCACCCCCAAATGAAAAGGGGAAAAGTTCTAAAAAATATCTCCCAACGTGGTAACCATGTGTGGCAGCAACGACTTCATTGCTCTTTTCTGCTAATTGATGGCAACGAGACTATCAATACAACAACAGCAGCTTAGATTCAGCAAACCCGTAAGATCATCACCCAAGTTCTGCTCTCGTTTGCAACTGTGGACTTCCCAGGCTCAGAGACAACTGAGAAGATAACAGAGAGGATATATCGCTCTGATCCAATCAACTTCTCTTGTAATAAATTGTTGATGTTCTTTACCTACCCACTCTGATGTTCAACCTTTCTTTTAATGGCCAGCGTGAAGTAGATGAGAATCATTGTGCCCATGCTGGACCTGAACCCACCAAATCAAAGAACCAGACATATATAATTAGATAAATATAAGATTTAGGGGTCTCTCCTCAAATGCAAGATTCCCATTAATTCTTCTAAAAGATGGTTCACCTAATAAATATCAATAAGAGCCTGCTGGCTTCTATGTTTCCTCTTACAGCTACAAAGCCAGCAAAAGAAACAAAGTCTGAAGATATCATTATCAAGTGCCCATACTGCATGTAATGGTCATGAAACAATCACAGATTAACagtaattaattagtgtatgaTGATTCCTAGTCACAATAACCTTATGTGATGAGCCACatttttttcatgcatttgaTTCATTAGTGTATTAGGGTTCGTTAGTGCCATAACTATAGGTGATGATGGCCCACAACTTTTCGTGCAATCTATACTTAGTGATCAGCTGTCACCATAAACTTAGGTGATGGCCCACATAATTTTTCATGCAATTGATACTTATAATCAGCAAAAGTACAGTATTCATCAAGTGTTGATTAGATATTCAGTTCCTTTCTAGAGAAGTTAATGCTAATGTGACTATCATTGGGCCCAAACCATCAATTTTTGGTTGGTCTCAGTTTCAATTCTAGAGTTTGAGCTACTTGTGGGCAGAAATGGCAGTGAGTTGACTTGGGTTATGCTTGCCTTTCAATTTGGGCCAGTTGGCCTCTAGTGACCCATTAACTTCCATCTGACAATTAATAGAGAGACCAATCAGAAAAACTTGGGAACTCAAGTTATCAAATAATTAGTATTTGAGTCCGTGTTCTCTGCTGGGGATGCgagttggcatcatgggggtggggcggtcatttcaccacCCCCCCCGCCCctctgtgtctaggcgtgggCGGTAGACTCCTCCCACTCCCCCCGCTAGTGGTTAGCCCAACTGGAAGCATGCACCATCATTGATTGTCATTGAACAACATTTTTGCGATATTTTGGCTTCATTATTTCCAGATTTTAGAAAGGGGGAAAAGGGCTATGCAAACTTTCAGTAAAGAATTAGCAACTAGCAAGTGTGCATGTACTTACACTGTTGCGAAGAAGAGAAGGATCTTCCTTGGATTGACGGATATAAGGCGATTGAATTTCTTACTCCGCCCATCACTTGTCTCCATGAGATTAGGACCATTGAGGGTGACTGTGGTTGTGGCTGTTGTGCTAGCTTTGTTGGTGATCAATGGCTGCTTCAATGGCTCTAGCTGCGAATACACTGCAAGAGGGATGAATTAGCCATACCTCCaacgaaaaacaaaaacaattagACTTCCTTGGGCTCTCAAGTGTTTGATCTCCATTTTGAGGTACCAAAGCTAGACTATTGCATGCTGGCCTAGTGTTGGTATCCAAGATCTGATCAATCCATTCAAGGAAGATTGATCCCTCGACAGAGCAGATAATTCAAATCCTCCAACGTATTGATATTTATCAATGACTAAATTAAAACATCTGCTTAGGTCATATATGACTGTAGTAGACTCATGAATTGGGCAGTGGTACAAAATCTAAACACTGTGATATGGAAGGTATTAATTTCTATAACCTCCATGCAGAATGATTATCATTTCTTAATTAATGGGAAACAGAAAGCCCTAACATTATTACTGAGCCAGTTCATACCTTTCAAAAGAATCTTTTTTGACGGTTCATCTATTTCTTCCTCCTCAACATCACACCGTCTCTCCAACCGACAAGAACCTTTCCGTGAAAGTTTTCTCTAGAGAAGGAAACAGGACATAATTGAGTTATGGGATCTGGGAAAGATGTGGGAACTAAATATAATTGAATCACTAACACTGGTTATAGGAATTAGTTACTGACAGTCATTTTTGGGCTTCCTGAGCTTTTATCTGTCGATTGTACTAAGCTCTCAATATCCAACACCACATTAGCAGTTTTATCCATTGCTGTAGATTGAACCTAAAACATAAAACAACTGattaaaggaagaaaaataaaatccaaaaacaacTGATTAAAAACAAgttcctttttaaaaaaaaaaaaagagttgttcTAATACAAgatctttattttattgttcaaaCCAAAATTTCTATTTGGTGGCAGGAAATGTAAGAAACCAAGTTGCTAATTGAGTATCCTCGAAGCAATATTTCACTGTCTACAAGACAAGTCATGGGCATCTATTCAAAAATTTATTAGTTTAGTCTGAAAAATCTTTTTAAAGATCACAGAGGATTAAAAAATTAAACCATCTTGCTACGTGCTATTACAGTTGATGGCAGACTTAAGGAAATAGTAAGTAGTCCAACTTATTAAAATAGTACCAAACACAGAAAGACGTGCAGTCGTGCACCAAACAGTTGCTCCCCCTGTGAGTGTTCCAAgaagtttttattattaagtagaAAAGAATGTAATCCCTTCATAGCTTTAATTACTGatgaaataattaaaaatcttGTAACTCCATAATCAGGTTGTGTTGGTTGGTGTTTTCCATACATGTACTTTGTTCTGAAGATTTTTTGCTTTTGTCCTTTAATAGTGCAAGGGATTACAATTCAGAAGATTCCACTATAAGTACTGCAGATCATCTTCTTTCTGAAAAGAAAGGTGCAACTTCAGCCTATTTTGATGTTCTGGATCTATTTATTTCTCCAGTTGGTGACTTAttcagaaaatttgaaaaaaaaaatgcatagtAACCAGGGGAGGATGAAAATTCCATCCTCCATATATGAAATAATGAGAAGTGTTACCAGTAAGATCAGATAGATATTTGAAAAGGTCTAATTTGTCAGCTTTCCGTATCTTATCTGCCATCTGTTACTCTTTAAACACAAAATTGGTCATGGTGGTAACCCTAAATGTTAA is a window encoding:
- the LOC122664289 gene encoding uncharacterized protein LOC122664289; its protein translation is MGEALIQVQSTAMDKTANVVLDIESLVQSTDKSSGSPKMTRKLSRKGSCRLERRCDVEEEEIDEPSKKILLKVYSQLEPLKQPLITNKASTTATTTVTLNGPNLMETSDGRSKKFNRLISVNPRKILLFFATVSSMGTMILIYFTLAIKRKVEHQSG